In one window of Photorhabdus laumondii subsp. laumondii DNA:
- a CDS encoding HI1450 family dsDNA-mimic protein — MDLDLNNRMTEDETLEKAYDIFLELASFNLDPADILLFSLQFEIRGGAELLPPSDGWLKHVDFNPNPDFFAEVIIGLAESEDAEINDVFARILICREKSHPIYHILWKE; from the coding sequence ATGGATTTAGACCTCAATAACCGCATGACAGAAGATGAAACCCTTGAGAAAGCCTATGACATCTTTCTCGAACTGGCTTCGTTCAACCTTGACCCCGCTGATATTCTGCTATTTAGCTTACAATTCGAAATACGTGGCGGCGCAGAATTACTGCCCCCTTCTGATGGGTGGCTTAAACACGTGGATTTCAATCCAAACCCTGATTTCTTTGCCGAAGTCATTATCGGGCTAGCAGAATCTGAGGATGCTGAGATCAACGATGTTTTTGCCCGCATCCTTATTTGTCGAGAAAAATCTCACCCGATTTACCATATTTTGTGGAAAGAGTGA
- the cls gene encoding cardiolipin synthase, producing MTTFYSVLSWLAIFFYWLIVASITLRILIKRRPVTSAMTWLLIIYILPLVGIIAYLSFGELHLGKRRVEQAKAMWPSTTVWLEELRKSRHIFATENSEVATPLFQLCERRQGLAGVKGNKIQLLKTYDHSLKTIIKDIENAKHSIDMVFYIWQTGGLVEQVTDALMAAAHRGVRCRIMVDSAGSWLYCRSQYPDIMRQAGIEFVEALQVNIFRLFLRRMDLRQHRKIILIDDYISYAGSMNMVDPRFFKQDAGVGQWIDIMVRMEGPVTTTMGVIYACDWEMETGQRIFPPSPDNNIMPFEQASGHTTQVIASGPGFPEELIQQSLMTAIFSARKQLILTTPYFVPSDDLTNAICTAALRGVEVIIIVPRRNNFFLVRWASRAFFAELLNAGVKIYQFEDGLLHTKSVLVDGQLSMVGSVNLDMRSLWLNFEITVVIDDENFGNDLTLVQYDYIAHSTLLETHEWEQRPLWHRIIERICYFFSPLL from the coding sequence ATGACAACCTTTTATTCCGTCCTAAGTTGGCTTGCTATTTTCTTTTATTGGCTGATTGTTGCCAGTATCACTTTACGCATTCTGATAAAACGCCGGCCGGTCACTTCTGCTATGACCTGGCTGCTGATTATCTATATCCTACCCTTAGTTGGAATCATCGCTTACCTGTCATTTGGTGAGCTGCATTTGGGAAAACGCAGAGTTGAACAAGCAAAAGCCATGTGGCCTTCAACAACCGTATGGCTTGAAGAATTGCGCAAATCTCGCCATATCTTCGCGACAGAAAATAGCGAAGTCGCGACACCACTATTCCAGCTTTGCGAACGACGGCAAGGGCTGGCGGGTGTTAAAGGTAACAAGATCCAACTACTGAAAACCTATGACCATTCACTAAAAACCATTATCAAAGATATTGAGAATGCCAAACACAGTATTGATATGGTGTTTTACATCTGGCAAACCGGCGGCTTGGTTGAGCAAGTGACGGATGCTCTTATGGCCGCAGCACACCGAGGAGTCAGATGCCGTATTATGGTGGATTCAGCCGGTAGCTGGTTATATTGCCGTAGCCAATACCCGGATATCATGCGCCAGGCGGGAATTGAATTTGTTGAAGCTTTGCAAGTCAATATATTCCGTCTATTTCTACGCCGTATGGATCTGCGCCAGCATCGTAAAATTATCTTGATAGACGATTATATCTCTTATGCCGGCAGTATGAATATGGTCGATCCACGCTTTTTTAAACAAGATGCCGGTGTTGGGCAATGGATCGATATCATGGTACGAATGGAAGGACCGGTTACTACAACCATGGGGGTTATTTACGCTTGTGACTGGGAAATGGAAACAGGTCAACGTATCTTTCCGCCATCACCAGATAACAATATCATGCCATTTGAACAGGCCAGTGGACACACAACTCAGGTTATTGCATCCGGCCCCGGATTCCCTGAGGAGTTGATTCAACAATCTTTAATGACGGCTATTTTCTCTGCCCGTAAGCAACTGATTTTAACTACCCCTTATTTTGTTCCCAGTGATGACCTGACAAATGCTATTTGCACCGCCGCTTTACGAGGGGTTGAGGTTATTATTATCGTTCCACGCAGAAATAATTTCTTTTTAGTTCGTTGGGCAAGCCGGGCATTTTTTGCTGAACTATTAAACGCCGGTGTTAAGATTTATCAATTTGAAGATGGATTGCTACATACTAAAAGCGTTTTAGTTGATGGCCAACTCAGCATGGTGGGTTCCGTTAATCTCGATATGCGTAGCCTGTGGCTAAATTTCGAAATTACCGTGGTGATTGATGATGAAAACTTTGGTAATGATCTGACGCTGGTGCAATACGATTATATCGCCCATTCTACATTGCTGGAAACTCATGAGTGGGAACAACGCCCTTTGTGGCATCGGATTATTGAGCGTATTTGTTACTTCTTTAGCCCGCTACTGTGA
- the tonB gene encoding TonB system transport protein TonB: MLLIKNSLMRWIHWPILLSVCLHVSVAAALFCSAIPEKQPDAALMSVAMIQLAAEEAPVSEPAAPEPESEPEEPEPVPEPVIPKPEVKKLKPEVKKKIVKKQSEPVEKRAEQPEKPLFNQNALANRTDNNQNKPVVKPQNGPRALSKALPVYPSRASALGTEGYVKVKYDIDEDGRVKNIEVIGANPPNVFEREVKKAMRKWRFEKIPALGYITTVEFKITGISQS, encoded by the coding sequence ATGCTGCTAATCAAGAATTCCCTTATGCGCTGGATACATTGGCCAATATTGTTGTCAGTTTGTTTACACGTTTCTGTTGCTGCCGCACTTTTTTGTTCTGCAATACCGGAAAAGCAGCCTGATGCTGCACTTATGTCTGTTGCTATGATTCAGTTAGCTGCCGAAGAAGCGCCTGTTTCAGAACCGGCAGCACCAGAACCTGAATCAGAGCCAGAGGAGCCGGAACCTGTTCCAGAGCCGGTAATTCCAAAACCAGAGGTGAAGAAGCTAAAACCGGAAGTGAAGAAAAAGATTGTTAAAAAGCAATCTGAACCCGTTGAAAAGAGGGCTGAGCAACCGGAAAAGCCGTTGTTTAATCAGAATGCATTAGCTAACCGTACTGATAATAATCAGAATAAACCGGTGGTTAAACCGCAGAATGGGCCAAGAGCATTAAGTAAAGCGTTACCTGTCTATCCATCCAGAGCGTCAGCCTTGGGCACCGAAGGTTATGTGAAAGTCAAATATGATATTGATGAAGACGGACGGGTAAAAAATATAGAAGTGATTGGGGCTAATCCACCTAATGTTTTTGAACGGGAGGTGAAAAAAGCGATGAGAAAATGGCGCTTTGAAAAAATACCCGCGCTTGGTTATATCACAACCGTCGAATTTAAAATTACGGGTATATCTCAATCCTGA
- a CDS encoding Ail/Lom family outer membrane beta-barrel protein, giving the protein MKRTLVASVVAVGLSVFAFAANAGESTISGGYAQSHVKFNGEKIDGNPKGKGFNLKYRYELDNNFGVISSLTYTHKGFDKFDVNYYSLMAGPAYRFNDYVSAYGMIGAARGEFEVPVLNGSYTEGKSSVSYGLGLQFNPVPNWTIDTSYEYAKFNDARLGDLKVGTWVVGVGYRF; this is encoded by the coding sequence ATGAAAAGAACATTAGTGGCTTCAGTGGTAGCGGTAGGTTTATCTGTATTTGCATTTGCGGCAAATGCCGGTGAAAGTACGATTTCGGGTGGTTATGCTCAAAGTCATGTGAAGTTTAATGGTGAAAAGATTGATGGTAATCCAAAGGGAAAGGGTTTCAACCTGAAATACCGCTACGAGTTGGATAATAATTTTGGTGTTATTAGTTCATTAACATATACCCACAAGGGTTTCGATAAATTTGATGTGAATTATTATTCCTTGATGGCGGGCCCTGCATATCGTTTTAATGACTATGTTAGTGCATATGGTATGATTGGTGCTGCACGTGGAGAGTTTGAAGTTCCTGTTTTGAATGGGTCATATACCGAGGGTAAATCATCTGTTAGTTACGGACTGGGATTACAGTTTAACCCTGTTCCAAACTGGACTATTGATACATCCTATGAATACGCAAAATTTAATGACGCCAGATTGGGTGACCTTAAAGTAGGCACTTGGGTAGTTGGTGTTGGTTATCGGTTTTAA
- a CDS encoding ABC transporter ATP-binding protein, with protein MDSVKNQKSSEPLLIVKELDVTFSTPDGDVTAVNKLNFDLRAGETLGIVGESGSGKSQTAFALMGLLARNGKIGGSAIFNGREILNLEEKALNRMRAEEISMIFQDPMTSLNPYMRIGDQLTEVLMLHKHMSKSEAYLESIRMLDAVKMPEALKRMRMYPHEFSGGMRQRVMIAMALLCRPKLLIADEPTTALDVTVQAQIMTLLNELKREFNTAIIMITHDLGVVAGICDKVLVMYAGRTMEYGSAREVFYQPTHPYSIGLLNAVPRLDGDEASLTTIPGNPPNLLRLPKGCPFQPRCQFSVDRCVNCDPGLETFGNGRLRACFKAPGELV; from the coding sequence ATGGACAGCGTTAAAAACCAGAAAAGTTCTGAGCCGTTGTTAATTGTTAAAGAGTTGGACGTGACTTTTAGCACCCCTGACGGGGATGTTACCGCGGTGAACAAGCTGAATTTTGATTTACGAGCGGGGGAAACGCTGGGAATTGTGGGTGAATCTGGTTCTGGCAAATCACAAACCGCTTTTGCTTTGATGGGGCTACTGGCCAGAAACGGCAAAATTGGCGGTTCCGCTATTTTTAATGGCAGGGAAATTCTTAACCTTGAAGAGAAAGCGCTTAACCGCATGAGAGCAGAAGAGATATCAATGATATTTCAGGACCCAATGACATCTCTCAATCCCTATATGCGTATCGGCGATCAGCTTACAGAAGTATTGATGTTGCATAAGCATATGAGTAAAAGTGAAGCATACCTTGAATCGATACGGATGCTGGATGCCGTCAAAATGCCAGAAGCACTTAAGCGAATGCGGATGTATCCTCATGAATTTTCTGGTGGGATGCGTCAGCGTGTGATGATCGCGATGGCGTTGTTATGTCGACCAAAATTGTTGATTGCTGACGAACCGACAACCGCACTTGATGTCACGGTTCAGGCTCAGATTATGACTTTACTGAATGAGCTGAAACGGGAATTTAATACCGCGATTATTATGATTACTCACGATTTGGGGGTGGTTGCTGGTATTTGTGACAAAGTGTTGGTGATGTATGCGGGGAGAACGATGGAATATGGTTCGGCCCGTGAAGTGTTTTATCAACCAACCCATCCTTATTCTATTGGCCTGCTTAATGCTGTTCCACGTCTTGATGGTGATGAAGCATCGTTGACGACCATTCCCGGAAATCCACCTAACTTATTACGGTTGCCGAAAGGGTGTCCGTTCCAGCCACGCTGCCAGTTTTCAGTAGATCGTTGTGTAAATTGTGATCCAGGGTTAGAGACATTTGGCAACGGGCGTTTGCGAGCTTGTTTTAAAGCACCGGGGGAATTGGTATGA
- a CDS encoding Ail/Lom family outer membrane beta-barrel protein encodes MKKALIASAVAVGLSVFAFAANAGEHTISGGYAQSHVKVDGEKLDENPKGFNLKYRYELDNNFGVIGSFTLTHQGYDYYYGSSKIGTGDLDYYSLMAGPTYRFNEYVSVYGLVGAAHRKVKGEFSAYGYDFEYKESKTSAAYGLGLQFNPMPNWVIDASYEYSKLGDFKVGTWVIGAGYRF; translated from the coding sequence ATGAAAAAGGCATTGATAGCCTCAGCAGTGGCAGTGGGTTTATCTGTATTCGCATTTGCAGCAAATGCTGGTGAACATACGATTTCTGGTGGATATGCTCAGAGTCATGTGAAAGTTGATGGTGAAAAGCTTGATGAAAACCCAAAAGGCTTTAACCTGAAATATCGCTACGAGCTGGATAATAATTTTGGTGTTATTGGTTCATTTACGCTGACACATCAGGGTTATGATTACTATTATGGTAGTAGCAAGATTGGTACTGGTGATTTAGATTATTATTCTCTGATGGCTGGTCCTACATATCGCTTTAATGAGTACGTGAGTGTATACGGTCTGGTGGGTGCTGCACATAGAAAGGTAAAGGGTGAATTTTCTGCCTATGGCTATGACTTTGAATATAAAGAGAGTAAGACCTCTGCTGCTTATGGTCTAGGATTGCAATTTAACCCTATGCCAAATTGGGTTATTGATGCATCTTATGAATATTCAAAACTGGGTGATTTCAAAGTTGGCACTTGGGTAATTGGTGCTGGTTATCGATTTTAA
- a CDS encoding septation protein A, with product MKQLLDFLPLVVFFVVYKMYDIFYASGALIAATGLAVAMTYFIYRKVEKASLITFIMVAVFGTLTLAFHSDLFIKWKVTVIYALFALALLGSQWFMKKPLIQKMLGKELILPDLVWNKLNMAWALFFTACALANIYVAFWLPQDVWVNFKVFGLTALTLVFTVLSVVYIYRHLPREQK from the coding sequence ATGAAACAACTTTTAGACTTTCTACCTCTAGTCGTCTTTTTTGTCGTATACAAGATGTATGACATTTTCTACGCTTCCGGGGCGTTGATCGCCGCTACCGGTTTAGCTGTCGCGATGACTTATTTCATCTACCGGAAAGTAGAGAAAGCCTCCCTGATCACGTTTATCATGGTTGCTGTTTTCGGTACGTTAACTTTAGCTTTCCACAGTGATCTATTTATCAAATGGAAAGTCACTGTAATTTATGCATTATTCGCATTAGCTTTGCTAGGCAGCCAGTGGTTTATGAAAAAACCACTTATTCAGAAAATGCTAGGAAAAGAGTTAATTTTACCCGATCTTGTCTGGAATAAACTCAATATGGCATGGGCGCTGTTTTTTACAGCCTGCGCGCTGGCTAATATTTATGTCGCATTCTGGTTACCACAAGATGTCTGGGTTAATTTTAAAGTATTTGGTCTGACTGCCCTGACTCTGGTTTTCACCGTGCTCAGTGTAGTATATATTTACCGTCACCTGCCACGCGAACAGAAGTAA
- a CDS encoding YciY family protein: MKRSRNEVGRWRMLRQNLNRRRRWLEGQSRRNLRIYSLRKLDGYKQRRALLFVQHGEWIH, from the coding sequence ATGAAACGTAGTCGGAATGAAGTAGGGCGGTGGCGGATGTTACGCCAGAATCTCAACCGCCGTCGCCGTTGGTTGGAAGGGCAATCAAGACGTAATTTGCGTATTTATTCACTACGTAAATTAGATGGTTATAAACAGCGTCGAGCTTTATTGTTTGTTCAGCATGGCGAATGGATACATTGA
- the oppF gene encoding murein tripeptide/oligopeptide ABC transporter ATP binding protein OppF, translating into MSPIEERRVLLEVADLKVHFDIKDGKQWFWQPTKTLKAVDGVTLRLYEGETLGVVGESGCGKSTFARAIIGLVKSSGGSVTWLGKSLLDMDDKQWRDIRSDIQMIFQDPLASLNPRMTIGDIIAEPLRTYHPKMKGLEIKERVKAMMMKVGLLPNLINRYPHEFSGGQCQRIGIARALILEPKLVICDEPVSALDVSIQAQVVNLLQKLQREMGLSLIFIAHDLAVVKHISDRVLVMYLGHAVELGTYDEVYHNPQHPYTKALMSAVPVPDPDKERNKHIELLEGELPSPINPPSGCVFRTRCPMADPECAKTRPLMEGSFRHAVSCLKVDPL; encoded by the coding sequence ATGAGTCCGATTGAAGAAAGACGTGTGCTGCTGGAAGTAGCAGATCTGAAAGTTCACTTTGATATCAAAGATGGCAAACAATGGTTTTGGCAACCAACAAAAACCTTGAAAGCGGTTGATGGTGTCACATTAAGATTATACGAAGGGGAAACCCTTGGTGTGGTTGGTGAATCCGGTTGTGGTAAATCGACTTTTGCGCGTGCAATTATCGGATTGGTTAAGTCTTCCGGTGGTTCGGTAACGTGGTTGGGAAAAAGCCTGCTGGATATGGATGATAAACAGTGGCGGGATATTCGTAGTGATATCCAGATGATATTCCAGGATCCATTAGCATCCTTAAACCCGCGAATGACGATTGGCGATATTATCGCTGAGCCACTGCGCACTTATCATCCGAAGATGAAAGGGCTGGAAATTAAAGAGCGGGTAAAAGCCATGATGATGAAGGTTGGGTTATTACCGAATTTGATTAACCGTTATCCGCACGAATTCTCTGGTGGTCAATGTCAACGTATTGGAATTGCCCGTGCACTTATCCTTGAACCTAAATTGGTGATTTGTGATGAGCCGGTATCTGCACTTGATGTATCCATTCAGGCTCAGGTCGTTAACTTGTTGCAAAAATTACAACGAGAAATGGGGCTGTCGCTAATTTTTATCGCTCATGATCTGGCGGTGGTTAAGCACATATCTGACCGTGTACTGGTGATGTACCTTGGGCATGCAGTGGAGTTGGGTACTTATGATGAGGTTTACCATAATCCACAGCACCCTTATACCAAGGCGTTGATGTCGGCGGTACCGGTGCCTGATCCAGATAAAGAACGAAATAAACACATTGAATTGTTGGAAGGGGAATTACCGTCACCTATCAACCCGCCATCAGGATGTGTTTTCCGTACACGTTGCCCGATGGCAGATCCTGAATGTGCTAAAACCCGACCATTGATGGAGGGGAGTTTCCGCCATGCCGTGTCTTGTTTGAAGGTTGATCCATTGTAG
- a CDS encoding YciC family protein, which yields MPITANTLYRDSFNFFKNQLLSTLTLAVLAALVTTLLGHLFIPDSEQMKLLTEAEFTFATSGKAGIQELVSQMTPEQQSMIMRAGIGTIFSSMIGSVLLVGGVLTLVAAVSAGNRISSLQAIGLSASQLPKLFLLLLICTLLIQFGLMLMLVPGIILSIALALSPVIMTAERRGVFASMKISWKLAFANIRLLVPAILLWLTARLLLVFIIDRLTFIHSEMAGIILGVFNNLISAILLIYLYRLYMLIASPQQKSI from the coding sequence ATGCCAATCACGGCGAATACCCTGTACCGTGACAGTTTTAACTTTTTCAAGAATCAACTGTTAAGTACCCTGACCCTGGCCGTTCTGGCGGCTCTGGTTACCACCTTATTGGGGCACCTGTTTATTCCTGACAGCGAACAGATGAAGTTGCTGACAGAAGCAGAATTCACGTTTGCCACCTCAGGCAAGGCCGGTATTCAAGAGCTGGTGTCTCAAATGACTCCAGAGCAACAATCAATGATCATGCGTGCGGGAATCGGAACCATTTTCTCAAGCATGATTGGTAGCGTGTTACTAGTTGGTGGTGTATTGACACTGGTTGCGGCAGTTTCAGCGGGAAATCGTATCTCTTCATTACAGGCAATTGGTTTATCAGCAAGCCAGTTACCGAAACTGTTCCTGTTACTGCTTATCTGCACTCTGTTGATTCAATTTGGCTTAATGCTGATGCTGGTACCAGGCATTATTTTGTCGATCGCGCTGGCGTTATCACCCGTGATTATGACTGCCGAGCGTCGCGGCGTTTTTGCTTCTATGAAAATAAGCTGGAAACTGGCATTTGCCAATATTCGCTTGCTGGTTCCGGCAATTCTTTTATGGCTGACCGCGAGGCTCTTGCTGGTGTTTATTATTGACCGCCTAACATTCATTCACAGCGAGATGGCAGGGATTATTCTCGGTGTGTTTAATAACCTCATTTCAGCTATTTTGCTGATTTATCTATACCGGTTGTATATGCTGATTGCCTCTCCACAACAAAAATCAATATAA
- the yciA gene encoding acyl-CoA thioester hydrolase YciA encodes MTQQQLPNGELVLRTLAMPADTNANGDIFGGWLMSQMDIGGAILAKEIAEGRVVTVRVDGITFLKPVAVGDVVCCYAHCLKTGNSSITINIEVWVKKVASEPVGQRYRATEAVFTYVAVNEDNTSRRLPEGKTHFQLASSTSE; translated from the coding sequence ATGACACAACAACAATTACCTAACGGAGAGTTAGTCCTCCGCACACTGGCTATGCCCGCTGATACCAACGCCAATGGAGATATTTTTGGTGGATGGTTAATGTCACAAATGGATATTGGTGGTGCAATTCTGGCAAAAGAAATTGCGGAAGGCCGTGTTGTCACTGTCAGAGTAGATGGTATTACTTTCTTGAAACCTGTTGCCGTTGGTGATGTCGTCTGCTGCTATGCACATTGCCTCAAAACCGGTAACAGTTCGATTACCATCAACATTGAAGTCTGGGTGAAGAAAGTCGCCTCTGAACCTGTCGGCCAACGCTATCGTGCAACCGAAGCGGTATTCACTTATGTTGCGGTAAATGAAGATAATACTTCACGTCGGTTACCAGAAGGTAAAACCCACTTTCAACTCGCTAGCAGTACTAGCGAATAA
- the ompW gene encoding outer membrane protein OmpW, producing MKKISAFVLAAATLVPSFAFAHEAGDFIFRTGTATVRPNTGSDNVLGVGSFSADNNTQMGLTFSYMMTDNIGFELLAGTPFQHRVSLPGVGDIAKVKHLPPTLMAQYYFGSKESSFRPYVGVGLNYTTFFNEKFNGNSAVKDNNLHSLDLKDSWGVAGQVGLDYELDQNWMLNASVWWVNIETDVKFKAGDQQYKIDTRLDPWVFMFGVGYHF from the coding sequence ATGAAAAAAATTTCTGCATTTGTATTAGCAGCGGCAACTTTAGTACCCTCATTCGCTTTTGCTCATGAAGCGGGTGATTTTATTTTCCGCACAGGCACTGCAACAGTAAGACCTAATACAGGTTCTGATAATGTATTGGGGGTGGGTTCTTTTAGTGCGGATAATAATACCCAGATGGGTTTAACTTTCAGTTATATGATGACCGATAATATTGGTTTTGAATTACTGGCAGGGACACCCTTCCAGCATCGGGTAAGTTTACCGGGTGTTGGTGATATTGCTAAAGTAAAACATCTACCGCCGACATTAATGGCGCAATACTATTTCGGCTCTAAAGAAAGTAGTTTCCGCCCTTATGTTGGTGTTGGTCTTAACTATACTACTTTCTTTAACGAAAAATTCAATGGTAATTCGGCTGTTAAAGATAATAACTTACATAGTCTGGACTTGAAAGATTCCTGGGGTGTTGCGGGGCAGGTTGGTCTGGATTATGAGTTAGATCAGAATTGGATGTTGAACGCCTCTGTGTGGTGGGTAAACATTGAAACAGATGTGAAATTTAAAGCAGGTGACCAGCAATATAAAATTGATACCCGGCTTGATCCGTGGGTATTTATGTTTGGGGTTGGTTATCACTTTTAA
- a CDS encoding SulP family inorganic anion transporter, with amino-acid sequence MQWKKLQRWMPGLGNFSHYRKEWFSHDLRAGLSVAAVALPVAIAYAELMGISAIIGLYACILPMFAYALFGTSRQLIVGPDAATCAVIAAAVAPLVFGNEDVRWQLTIVMTLMTGIWCVLASHFRLGAFADFLSKPILKGLMNGVALTIIVDQLAKVFGFAGVPMGLIERVIALPAKLMSTHLPTLAMSVAMVLILLTVRFLRPTWPGPLLAMVLATYISWQFDLEKYGVQIVGSVSGGGLPVVPMPDFQPGIMRELVIPSLNLAVISFVSFMMTARSFASKNGYQIDADCELRALGIANIASALSQGFAVSAASSRTAVNDTIGGKTQLVSVIAATIILLVLLFMTRFLAYIPLSSLGVVLIYSASSLLGLRQIWSLRKRNHQAFTLSLFTFIAVLVVGLINGVGFAVLLGLLQFLRIIFRPTDQLLGVNDQGMIHSINHGNDIKPIDGVMMYRFNSPLTYFNVSYFKKRVLQHVDRIQKINKTQKRPGWLVVDAAVSFTHDDVSVFAAIDELISELKVRDITLVLAGRRTELTRWIKQNKLRSSDDDLIVVPDLYFAVRMIQSKPEWYSNYAKRYNSVIEINQ; translated from the coding sequence ATGCAGTGGAAAAAACTACAGCGTTGGATGCCAGGGTTGGGCAATTTTTCTCATTATCGCAAGGAATGGTTTAGTCATGATTTAAGAGCTGGGCTTTCTGTTGCCGCAGTTGCTCTGCCAGTTGCTATTGCTTACGCCGAATTGATGGGAATAAGTGCAATTATCGGTCTTTATGCATGCATTTTACCCATGTTCGCTTATGCACTATTTGGTACTTCAAGACAGTTGATTGTCGGGCCAGATGCCGCAACGTGTGCCGTTATTGCAGCGGCTGTCGCGCCATTGGTTTTTGGTAATGAAGATGTACGCTGGCAGCTCACGATCGTAATGACCTTAATGACCGGGATATGGTGTGTTCTCGCCAGTCACTTCCGATTAGGCGCGTTTGCTGATTTTCTTTCCAAACCGATCCTGAAAGGATTAATGAATGGTGTTGCATTGACAATCATTGTGGATCAGCTAGCTAAAGTCTTTGGTTTTGCTGGCGTTCCGATGGGATTGATTGAACGGGTGATCGCATTACCTGCCAAGCTCATGAGTACACATTTACCGACGTTAGCAATGTCTGTTGCTATGGTATTGATTTTGCTCACTGTTCGTTTCTTGCGCCCGACTTGGCCGGGGCCTTTGTTAGCAATGGTATTAGCGACTTATATAAGCTGGCAATTTGATCTGGAAAAATATGGCGTTCAGATTGTTGGCAGTGTCAGCGGTGGGGGATTACCTGTTGTGCCAATGCCCGATTTTCAGCCTGGCATTATGCGTGAGCTAGTTATCCCATCTTTGAACCTTGCTGTTATCAGTTTTGTCAGTTTTATGATGACGGCCCGTAGCTTCGCCAGTAAAAACGGTTATCAGATTGATGCAGATTGTGAACTTAGGGCCTTAGGCATTGCGAACATTGCTTCTGCTTTATCACAAGGATTTGCTGTCAGTGCTGCCAGCAGTCGTACTGCGGTTAATGATACGATTGGTGGGAAAACGCAATTGGTCTCTGTTATTGCAGCGACCATTATTTTGCTGGTTTTGTTATTTATGACTCGTTTTCTGGCTTATATCCCATTGTCATCTCTTGGTGTGGTGCTGATTTATTCGGCATCGTCATTGTTAGGCTTACGGCAGATTTGGTCACTGAGGAAACGAAATCATCAGGCATTTACTTTATCACTATTTACATTCATTGCCGTGCTGGTGGTTGGTTTGATTAACGGTGTTGGTTTCGCCGTTCTGCTGGGTTTATTACAGTTTTTGCGAATTATATTCCGCCCGACAGATCAACTCTTGGGAGTGAATGACCAAGGAATGATTCATTCAATTAATCATGGCAATGATATTAAACCAATAGATGGTGTGATGATGTACCGATTTAACTCGCCATTGACTTATTTCAATGTTAGCTATTTTAAAAAACGGGTACTACAGCATGTCGACAGAATTCAAAAAATTAACAAAACGCAAAAACGTCCGGGTTGGCTGGTTGTCGATGCGGCTGTTAGTTTTACCCATGATGATGTCAGTGTCTTTGCTGCTATTGATGAGTTGATTAGTGAATTGAAAGTAAGAGATATCACCTTGGTGCTCGCCGGTCGTCGGACAGAACTTACCCGTTGGATAAAACAGAATAAACTGCGAAGTAGTGATGACGATCTGATTGTGGTGCCCGATCTCTATTTTGCGGTCCGAATGATTCAAAGTAAGCCTGAATGGTACTCTAATTACGCTAAAAGATATAATAGCGTTATTGAAATCAACCAATGA